A stretch of DNA from Candidatus Methylomirabilota bacterium:
TTCCGCCCGCTCGAGCTCGAGCACCAGACCCTCATCGGCTTCGGCCCCGCCTGATCGAGCCTCTGAAGTCGCGGAAGAACGCGCGCACGTCCTCGACGAACTCCTCCGGTCGCTCGTAGGCGATGAAGTGCCCGCCGGCCGGCAGGTCGGTGCGGCGCACGCAGTGGTAGACGCGCTGCACCCACGAGTCGGGCGGCGCCGGAAAGAGGTCGTGCGGGCCGCAGAGGTTGGTCACCCGCGCGGCTCGCCGGTGAGCCCGATCTTGATTCGCCGATTGTGCCGGCCCTTGTTGTCGATCTTCAGTATGCGAATGGCCGTCGATCGCGCCGTGGACGCGAGGTGCGTCCCGCCGCAAGCCTGACGGTCCAGCCCGACGATCTCCACCAGCCGGATCGTCCCGTCGTCCCCCGGCGGCGGGGCCACCGAGCGATTGCGGACGAGGCCCGGCTCGGCCAGGGCATCCGCAACCGGCACGTAGGCGTAGCGGACCGGCAGATCCTGCCGGATCACGTCGTTGATCTCGGGCTCGAGCGCGCGCAGACGGTCGTTGTCGGCGTCGGGCAGATCGAAGTCCATCCGCGCGGTGCCGTCCGCGTTGAGCTGCGCTCCCGTGACCAGGGCCCCCTGGAACTGGCGAAACACGAGCGCATTGAGGATGTGCGTGTCGGTGTGCAGCTGCTCCATCATGGAGCGGAACTCCGCGTCCACCACCGTCTCGACCGTGCCCGCCATCTCCACCGGCTCGGCGAGCAGGTGCCAGTAGCGTCCGTCGGCGGCCTCGATCCCGGTCACCCGCACCTCCCCGCCATTCCAGCGCAGGACCCCCCGGTCCGCGAGCTGGCCGCCGCCGCCGGGATGGAACGGGCTCCTCTCGAGCAACACCGCGCCGGGGCGCGCATCGATCACGTGGGTCTCCAGGACGAGGACGTCGGGATACTCGTGACAGTAGTAGCGTGACATCTGGACTCCTCAGGATCCGGCTTGCACGACCAGGCCGTAGTGGGTGACGTGCGCGTCGAACGCGGTGAGCGCGGCCCCGGCCTCCGGCTCGACGACGGCGAGGGAAGCGTCGGCGCCCGCGACGGTGGCCGACCGAGACGACATGCCGGACAGGATACCGGCGTGCCCGTCATGTTGCACATGAATGGTCGGCGTGATTGGTACGCGGCCGTGGAATTGGAGGACATCCGCGCTTTCGTGGCCGTCGCGGAAGCCCGCTCGGTCAGCCGCGCCGCGCGCGAGCTGTATC
This window harbors:
- a CDS encoding alanyl-tRNA editing protein, with amino-acid sequence MSRYYCHEYPDVLVLETHVIDARPGAVLLERSPFHPGGGGQLADRGVLRWNGGEVRVTGIEAADGRYWHLLAEPVEMAGTVETVVDAEFRSMMEQLHTDTHILNALVFRQFQGALVTGAQLNADGTARMDFDLPDADNDRLRALEPEINDVIRQDLPVRYAYVPVADALAEPGLVRNRSVAPPPGDDGTIRLVEIVGLDRQACGGTHLASTARSTAIRILKIDNKGRHNRRIKIGLTGEPRG